The genomic window aataTTGAGTTTGTGTTTTACCAATGGTAGCATGTTTCCACTTTCTATGGAAACAAACTGTAACAATTAATAATGCATAGAACATATTGATCACATGATGACTAACTATTTTGGATAAAGATACTTTCTTTAACCTTTACCACCACTCACTAACTATCCTTATTTTACCAAATTATCTGGGAGCTCTACCTACCTAGTTCTTCAAACTCCCTTCTAAAATGGGCATTCCAAAACAATGATAAATGAAATGTGGATACTActaaattactccctccggcctcatatataagcaaaagtagcttttttagattcattggaaAAAGAATGTATTTAGTcaatatagactaaatatattctttttccaatgaatctaaaaaaactacttttgcttatatatgaggccggagggagtaatttattttattttttacaacaTCAGTCGAATAGAGTTATACTCTAATcgaactataaaaaaattaaaaaaataaaaaataaaaaaaaaatcaggtgTTCATGGAAGTTGGAACCATACCACAATATGGAGGCCTTTTTTTCTAAATGccacattttgaaaaaaaaataacaccaaACTGCCacacatttaaatttaaatactaAAGTGCCACACTTTTGACTTTCAAATATTACTTCCGCCACCCCCTATGACGGTACTCTATtgaattacatttttttaatttttttttcttttagccACTGTATGTGGCGGTATTCTACTATCTGTGGTGGTAACCCTTCTGGATCAACTCCCATAGTATGATTCCCTAATGAAGGATCTGTACTTGATTTCCATGAAGTAAAGAAAAAACTCTTCTTTTTTCCATTCACAGGAACTTTCATACCAGGATCATATGTATCACTTGGATTCTCAAAACTTTCCCATAAAACAACTTTCACATTTGAAAGAACAACTTTCACcttctcttcattttttctcatcatcaaaaaattcacaaaacaacgttaatgatgatgatgctCAAACCATacgaacaacaacaacaacaacgtttactttttttgtttttgttctgtttCCTCTGTTTCTATTCTGAGGCCAATGTGTGTAGCCCAATTGGACCAGCAAGAAAAGACATGCTCGGAGACCAACTTCTTCTAGGAATCAGGGTGAAGTTAAATCAAGCAAGGAATATACCTATAGTTTAGTTTAATCAACATTTCGAATCCTATAATTTTGAAGAACTACAATTGGCTAAATTGTGTGTGCGTGAACAGCCACCTCTACATCAATAGATGCCTACGCAACACCACCACGACACGATAATAGGTCACTGCAAAACCACCTCCTCGGCAACTATTGATGTTCAAAATGTAGGATACGTACCTCCACAATTCACTTCTTGTGCTTCAAATTTCACTCCAATGAATGTAGAGTTTCTAGGAATATACAGTTGGTTTGGTGATTGGAATAGAGGAATAAGGAGGTTGATGGTTCTGACTTAAAGATAAACACTAGTCCACCACATAACGCCAACATATATTAGCATATACTAATactcatttaaaaaaaaatggatgaagaaattcaatcgtCCCACCATTTATTTGTTACATCAAGCAGAACTTCATAATCAGATACTATCTTCGTTCTTgaatactctctccggtcctaattataagaaaatatttattttttagatacattcaaagtttgatgtatctagacaataatatagactaaatacattcaaagtttaatgtatctaaaaagtgaatattttcttataactaggactagagggagtataagataaaaataaaataaaattttttgacacataagataaaatttattttttaaatatactaaataactaatgtatttaatttataatatggactagatatattagttattcaatatatttaaaaattaaagtttctcttatattaaggaccaaaGAATATTATGCCCTCATTTGACCATTCGTATACCCATCAAATCATACATTGATTCGTTAAGGCGGTGGTTCTAGTTttatggcacatgttaacatgttATTTAAAGGCACATGCTAAggttctaaatataaaaaatttgcatttttttttacttaaaaatttgtatttgttattaaaaaaaattaatatttaaaaaattaaattcacaagtttcaagatattgttttatatttttgtttctaagaccatctccaatggtgggtACCTATTTTCTAAGAATcggtacctaataggtactggttCTACAATAAGCAATGGTATTTATACCATTTTTGTGGGGTCCATTCATAATGATGTCGAGTTATTTGTGATATGTGTTATTGGTGGGAcctatttagaactttttaataGGTGCTGGGTTGGAGAGGTTAAGTGCTTATtagatactattattaaaaaattataaatgaatgatgTGTACACATGGGTTCCagttaagtaataaaaaatgagtagctccattgtggatgctctaagatTGTGTTTCCttatgacacatgttaacattttccataaaataaatGAGAACACTTCGGCCAAAAGAAACAACGAGAATCAACCATGACATTGagctcaagtgattaataagCTTTCCTAAGACGAATTGTTCGGGATAACCCGAATTTGATTTCTGGTATAAATAACTTTTGCTCAGACCTTACTTTGCGGctgaactctgaattatcagTCACTTTCTCTAAGAATTAGATGGttaaaaaaatgagaacacttgaccaaaataaataaataaaggataaCAGAAAAGGAGTTGGAAAGTCACACTTCCCATGTAAAAAAGTAGTCGCACATtagatgagtttttttttttttactcacttTAGATGAGTTTTTGGTTCGTAAAGATGTGaagtatattttgattttaattcaaaaagtggAAAGTATTGAATCTTTTTCAAAAGGTATACTCAAATattataaattgaaattttgtacTTTCTTTATTAAAAGAGGAAAGTGACGAAAGTACAAAATATaccttttcttttataaaattttatactTATTGTCTgcttttttataataatcatAATTCTAATCAAagaaacactacaagaaaacatgcatttacTGAGGGCCAAAggccctcagtaatgcacaaatttcgtctaaaatgcatgcattactgacggccttggGCCCTCAGTAATTAGCTCGCCAGTAATggttactgacggcccaggaccgtcaataacgttactgacggcctggagccgtcaatAATACACACTGGTCAATTCAAAAGGACACGCAAttgtgacggcctggagccgtcagtATTACATTTTCTTTTACACAttgtgacggcctggagccgtcagtaatgcttgacgatttaaaaaaaaaattaataatttaattatttaaaaatcagtttgatttttaaataattaaattattaattttttttaaaaaaaattaatattaattttttaaaataaaaaatatactgcataataacgatttttaaaaaaattaataatttaattatttaaaaatcagtatttgatttttaaataattaaattattaatttttttaaaaaaaattaatattaattttttaaaataaaaaatatactgcataataaataattaaaaaatattaaaattaaaatttaataaaaagcataataaaaatacttaacataagtataattaaatataatgataatattgtcattacaaaaagaaaacaattaaacaaataataatcaacaacagattattaaaattacacatcaaCGTTGGTCAGGCGGCTGATATAGTGGTCGCTTCCCCTTGCCAGTGTCTGTTGGCTGACGCGACCTTCCTCGGCCTCGGCCTCGGCCTCTACCTTCCTCGTGTATTACGACTCCGGGGAGTGACGTTCGCGAAGGAGGTCGTGCCACAGGCCTATGAACGAAGTTAATTGGGGCTTGATTTGGGAAGAAGTTGCCTTGGGGTTGATTTGGGTTTTCATATGGGATTATGAAGTCTTGTTGTGGATTTAATGATCTCTGGTATTCGGTGAAAgcagtttgttgattatttctaccgcttccgccactactgcttccacttgtttgcccagtaggatcaaaaaattgtaaatgaacTGGTTCATTAAGCATCTGACTCATATCCTCTATGCTCATACTCAGTACTGGATCACCCTCTCGGTACTCCGGCAGCTGATTCAAATTAACCATGCTACTCAAATCCGGTCGATATTCTTGTTCAccggcattttgattttgtcgtgccgaagcctgagatgatgatccaacCCCCCCCCCGCCGGCGCCGGCGCCCTCTGCTGTGCAAAGAATTCCTGCAATATATGTTGGACCCGTACGTCCACCCGGTCATCAAATGATGCTTCGAACTCATCGCGGAATTCTTCTCTATACGTGGCCCTCATTCGCGCTTCATACTCATCATCGGTTTCCTCTCTTTGAGTTGGACGAGAGCGTCCTGTActcgatgaagatgaagatgtgtaAGTGACATCTCTCAAACCAGTTGGGTCACTTGCATATAGAGAAGATGTACACCCAGCAGCGAATTTGCGACCTCGAGTCGCACCACCAGCATTCTTAACAAAAGCCAACGACATCTTGTTTCGACGAACATCCTCATTATCTCGCCTATGAGGTGGTAGTCGTAGTTGGCTTGCATTATATTCTTCAACCCAAATTTGCGTCAACctctacaataaattaaaaaaaaattataattaattaattataatgtttagatataattatataatgtttaaaaaataatgttatacgaaataaataataaataatatatataattaaatacttaCCGACACTTCTTGCGCCCTTGCCCCCGTCCACTCACCGGAATCTGCATACCGGTGCATCATGTCATTCATCTCCATAAAGGTGGGTGGACGACCAAATTGTTGGATGAACTCAAGACGAAGCGTTCCGGCAGATTTAGACCCTCCAGAGTGTACGCACGCACGATTGGCTTCATCAGTATTTCTGTTGGCTTTGTTCTTTATACACTTTGCAATATACTCTTCCTCTTCCCATCTGCGGCAGAGCATAGGGTATGAATTGCCAGCGAGCCAAAGTGGTGGTTTTGAAGGatcctttttaatctttttccgcgcttcaaaaagtaaggtcgacagacgcttggtggcttttttgttgaatatacgCTCAATAGCCGCTGTGTGGTGATTCAGCCAAGTTACTTGCGActacgaaaaataaagaaaaattgttaataaattagtaaatatatgtttagtaacaaaattgattggataaaaaagtaattataaataaaaacgtaccctgaagccattccaaaattgttgatatccACGCTCATCTGCCCTGACCTCCGTCCAGTTGAGATATGGAGCCTGGAATTTGGATTTCAATGCATTATTGATTGCCTTATTCGCCGGATTTTGGGGTTGCAAActgcacaatatatatatatatatattagttaagaataattatcatatatatccaattaatttattaaacacaaattcttaataataattaacttactcTGTGGCGGTATATGGCATGATGATGGGTCTACCATGCCGGTCAATCAACAATTCATTTTGAGGAGCTAAAAGTGCAATATCGGCTATTTCCTCGTCCTCGTGGTCATCATCGTCGTCGTAGGAGTCGTACTCCTCTTCCACACCGTCTACGGTTCGAGACTTGGGCATACCCTCCAACCATCGATTCCGAACAACGCGGCGGGGTAAAGCACGTCTACGTGGAGCGCGTCCGCGTCCGCGTTCGACACCCGGTGCTGGTGGAATATCATCAATGTCATCATCGacattgtcatcatcaaaattttcttcatctggattcatctataataaaaaaatatatgataaatatatttatataattaagaaatacatgacaaatatatatataattaagaaatacatgacaaatatatatataattaagaaatacatgacaaatatatatataattaattaagaaatacatgacaaatatatatataattaattaagaaatacatgacatatattgttttataattcatcatcattaaacgataaacaaatgcaaccaaaaacaaatattcaagtacaacgattaatattattacaacgcggataactatattataaaattaattgtcatcccaatctgatacatcttcatcatcactgccttcatcatcaccattaGCTTCGACGTCCTCTTCATCAACATCACCATCAGAAGGTACTTCTTCGGCTTCTTCTTGTACGCAAAGTTGATTAAAAGTTTCAACTGCAATGACATCATCAACATTGGACATCTCATCTTCCTGATATGGTTCATCTTCACGTTcatctatctcatttttttcaatcagACCCCTTGGTTTTGATGTTATTGCGGCACACCAACCTCGCTTATCCCTTGTAGTCGATGGATAAGGGACATAGTGAACTTGTCTGACGTTATGAGCCATAGCAAACGGATCATACAATGGATaatgtttgttcatttttatgtCCACGGTATTAGTCTTTGAATCATATCTGGTACCTCTATTTGAAGGATCAAACCATTTACAGTAAAACAACACGACTGTTTTCTTGTAATCAAGGTAATTGTATTCGATTTCAAATATGTTCTCAATGACACCGTAAAAATCTCCTTCACCATTTTCAGTCACACCTTTCATACACACTCCACTGTTTACTGTTGTTTTTCCTTCACTCCAACTGTGTGTCTCAAATCTGTAACCATTGACAAAGTAGGTGTGCCATTGTTTAACGGTTGACTTTGGGCCATCAGATAAGTTTCTCAAGTGTTGTATGACACGAGTTGCGGGTGTTTGTTGGTACATGTATTCTTTGAACCATGCTGGAAATTGCGAATTGATTTGAGCAGAAGTATGTTGTGTTAAAAACATCCTAAGTTATTAAATATCGTTAGTTATAAGCGAACTTAATtggaataaataattatttattaactaattaaaaatactcactGTAAATATGGCTCGACTTCATTGCAATTAATCAGCAAGTGAACATGCGCCGAATAGAGAACTTTGTCACCAGGATACAACACTTTCTCACCACCACCATTACGACCAGGCAAGCTGAATATTGACATGTTTAATGGGTGAATTCTCACAGGCCGAGATGTTTCAGTTTCATTGCGAATATGGCTTGATGACTACGTGTCTTTGAAGTAATGCGAACAAAAGTAAATTGTTTCGCGGTGTAAGTATGTTGCACAAATTGAGCCTTCGACCCTAGCTTTGTTTTTCACGGCACGTTTTGCATAACCCATGAACCTTTCGAACGGGTACATCCATCTATATTGAACCGGCCCACCAAGCCTAGCCTCGTATGCAAGATGCACCACAACATGCTCCATAGAATCAAACAAGGCAGGAGGAAATATTCTCTCCAACTTACACAAGATCAGTGGAATGTCATTTTCcatcttgatgagatcagcCTCTCTTAGCGTTGTCGAACACAGATTCTTGAAAAATTGACTGATTTCAATAAGCGGATTCAATACATGTTGGGGTAAAGAACTAAATGCAATCGGAAGTAAAGTCTGGAAAAACATGTAAGGTTTTGACATGCACATATCAGGAGGAAGATTGTACGGGGTAACCAGAACAGGCCAACATGAATATGGAGTGGCTGATACTTGAGTATATGGTGTAAATCCATCTGAGCATAACCCAAGTCGGACATTCCGTGGCTCCGAAGCAAATTCAGGataaacttgatcaaaatgcttccaagccattccatcagaaggatgtcgcaactcacctgacatttttctcctttcatAGTTTTCACGATGCCATGTCATTTTACTGGCAGTTTGCATCGATGCATACAACCTTTGCAACCTTGGTATTATGGGTAAATAGAACATCGCCTTTCTTGGGATTGGCTTCCTTCTGACTGACCGTGAATTTCTTGTTACACGATATCTTGGTTCTTAACAAAATTTACATTCAAGTAATGCACCGTCATCTACACCAAATTCGTTGCTATAGTACAACATACACCCGTTAACACAACAGTCAATTCTCTTCGCTCCGAGTCCTAACTTTGCAACCAATTGTCTTGCTTcgtaataattttttggcaaatCAAGAGGACGGTCTATTGTTATATCCAACATCAGTTTTGTTATCAAGTCCATGGTGTATTCTGAAACAAGACATTCAGACTTGATACCCAAAAGTCTAATACACACCGTTAACTTTGAGTCTCGGGAGCCTTCACACAACGGTGTATTTGTCTCtttcaaaagatcaaaaaatCGCTGGGCTTCCTCATTTGGTCTCTCGACGTTAACATCAGCGTCATATTCATCATCAGCAGGGTCGTCGACATCATTTGGCACATAAATCGGCGTATTAAACCCAAGGGCATTAGTTATCATATTGTCCATCTCATTAAACGGATCATAATGCTGATGATAATATTGGGGAACAACAACGGGCTGAAAAACACTGCTTGAAGCACGATTTTGATTCACGGGAACAGTCGTGGAAGATCCTTCGCCATGACTTGACCAAACCCAATAATTAGGTTGGaatccctttttatataaatgagacctaatttcatcttcgctatgtattcttgtacatcgacaaagtacacacggacatctaattcccccttcacgtatcacaatgtcattatattttactgtattgataaacatttcgacccctattttaaattccTCTTTAACCCGGCCCCTCTTTCCAGGATTATGTCTATCGTACATCCAATTACGATTGCTAAAATCCATATCTgtgtagtttaattaatatataattagatcgatatatgtattaaatttattactttatttttcaaaagtattttggacatatatatatatatatatatgtctactcaacaataacatataaacttttaacattttatttttaaagtttatggtttattaaatctaaaaaatactaagttttctagttgacaaaactaccgactttttaacatatatattataattttttaaaatataattgtttttctttttttaaatacatagtaataataaaatgctagtaactatttctaagtgtacggtaaaaataaaactatcactaaatattataaattaaaattacatatattacttacttgggtgccgggtagagtcttacttggcgcgcgctcctaaccacaaactccgctcctaacccacgacctccgatgaccacgagaatttgctaataaaaattgtaaataaattattagaacatatacatttaaataacaaagtaaaaattttaactttaaaagtaaaacacaaacacttacaaCTTTTTAGATggagatatgaaaattacatcacttttttaaaaatacacaaactgttaaaaaatttcttttataaattttttttaaaaaaatttcgtttttaaataaaaatattataaatatactgtttttttgaaaaaaaaaatacttatttaaaaaaaataattctgttttcgaaataaacaaaattaaatatatttttttaatttttttacaaaaacaataacttttatacatagtgataagaaaatattagtaaaaaattacaaagtattaattaataactattactaagtatacggtaaaaaaaaaactatcactatataaattaaaattacgttacttacttgtgtgccgagtagattcttacttggcgcgctcctTACCCACAAACTCCGCTCCTCACGAGAATAAAACTTGctattaaaaatggtaaacaacaaatattagaacatatacatttaaataacaaaacaaaaattttaaattcgtaatagtaaaacacaaacacttaccactttttgtaTGAAGATTAAATTAGAGAAAATTAGAGAAGTTAGAAAAAGTAtgaaattagagaaaatttaagagagaagttagagaaaatttagagagagaatggaaatgaaaaaatgaaatgaaagagtGGTAATATATAGAGTGTTCTTTGGACCGTTGAGGgtttgaaattcaaatatatgcGTTACAGACGGCCAATAGCCGTCATAATGTACCAACGGTTACCTCCTTACAGACGGCCTGGGACCGTCATAAAGcacatgcattactgacggcccaggaccgtcataaTGCACCAACGTCTAGCAACatactgacggcctgggaccGTCTGCAATACCCATTGctttactgacggcccaggaccgtcagtAATTcttaatatttcaattttaaatttattccgTTCTCCAAGACTACatactgacggcctgggaccTTCAATATTGCACAaatgcattactgagggcttttagccctcaataagtttggtcagtaatataatgttttcttgtagtgaaaatCTCATAGTTTGGTTTAGGGATAAAAACATATATCTTAATTCTGAGAGGTTTTGGATTCAAGGCATTGAACTCAGTGTTCttgaaaaaagataaatataaataatttaaaaaaaataaataaaagacttAAGATCTTCTTTTTCGTATTTTAAACTGAGGCATGGGAATTagagaaaacaatttttttggaaaacgctaaaaaaatttgaattgaaaaagaatgaaaatgagGCATAATACATGCCTTATACAAACCACAAGCCTATAAAGATATGTCAAATAAGATCATATAACACAAAGAAAGTAAATAAATAGAGAAAACTAAGAAAAATCCTTAaattccgtaaaaaaaatatatacttaaaatagttaaataaatataaaagtttggtcacaaaattttatcaCACTTACATAAAAatgtatattatttaattatttgaaaaatatatactccgtattattttatttttcttcaagttTGTGTGAGTAACCAAATCTTTTGACCAAACTCTTGGACCACATAAGAGTTTCTCAAAAAGTACATAATTAAGTTAAAGAAAATGCTAATTTGTGttcttaatatagaaatattttcataaaattgtgcattcaacttttttaaaatgaaaatattagtacttttttaacataaattttCCACTTTTAAATTAAagtgattaataaatttttcttaataaatgagTGAtttctgaagaaaaaaaaagaaaaagtaaaaatgttttttttattttttttgactaaaataaaagatgttcattcattcaaattggtagAGTACATCAGATTCAAGTACAAATTCAATACcgttaaaaacaaaaaggatgaatctgcgaacaaactcatagcatccaagttaatagcataaaacgacatactcatgcctacaaataatttgataaaatcaaAGTAACCGGAATACCTATGACTCCGGATCTGCATCGTTGACGAACTTAGTCACTGTGTGAATCAGTAGTTGACCGAAGCTGATATGCCAATTCAATCAAACAAACACCGCAACAAGACGGAAAAACAAGCACCGCACCAAGACGAGACAACAAACACCGCACCAAGACGGGACAACGAAATCACACAAAAAAACAGATAAAGAGAAATCCTAATCCATGTGAAAACCACTCATTTAGATTAAAGCAAATAGGAAAAAGAtgcaaagaaataaaagacaatCAAGAGGGGTGATTCCGgatcaaaattaaactaaacCACCTCTCTCTAATTGATAAAccaagaaaaatcaaacaaagaaaTTCCTGCAGGCAGCAGAGAGAAAGAGGAGAAGGAATTAGGGTCCGCAAAAAGTAAAGATGTTTGAAAAACCTCTTTCTCCTAAAAACTGGTTTTAAATACAAATTGACCtaaaactagaactttgacccatgcggtgcatgagtctaattaagtgtaatatgtaacaataaaaaataaatacaaaaattctaagagcattttcaataagagtagtatagggaatttcatggactaattattatatatttgtttatgtgcttattgtatattttatatattttttaaataattttggaaccccatcgttttgtttacttattaaaaaaattgctgataattaaaaattaaaaaattgatgataaggAATGTTATATATTATAAAGGAATTAGGgatcatatgtatatatttatatatataaacattcaAAAAATGACATGTTTACTACTTACTCCAAATCTTCCAAAGTAAGAAAtgggaaaaacaaaaattgtaatACTTTGGtcgtaaaatatttaaattaacaaatgtgaaaaaagaaatgggaaaaacaaaaattttaattaCCAACTAACTTGTCTTCTTCTGTTGAATCCAAAATAAGTTTGAACGACTTGAAATCAAACTTATTAATTGGAATAGTTGGATCGTTGATTTTGGTAAACTTTGTATTCGAAGTCGCATTTAACTTATACTTATGTGTTGTGATCCGAAAATCACCTTCGTTAAAACCAAGCATGACCTTTTCCACAACATAAGTGCATCCTTCCTCAACCATTCCTCTAATGTGTGACACCAGGGCCTTCCGCACGGCAAATTGTATTTTGTCACCCTTGACAACAAAAATTAGAAAGaacaaat from Trifolium pratense cultivar HEN17-A07 linkage group LG1, ARS_RC_1.1, whole genome shotgun sequence includes these protein-coding regions:
- the LOC123906462 gene encoding uncharacterized protein LOC123906462, with product MNPDEENFDDDNVDDDIDDIPPAPGVERGRGRAPRRRALPRRVVRNRWLEGMPKSRTVDGVEEEYDSYDDDDDHEDEEIADIALLAPQNELLIDRHGRPIIMPYTATDLQPQNPANKAINNALKSKFQAPYLNWTEVRADERGYQQFWNGFRSQVTWLNHHTAAIERIFNKKATKRLSTLLFEARKKIKKDPSKPPLWLAGNSYPMLCRRWEEEEYIAKCIKNKANRNTDEANRACVHSGGSKSAGTLRLEFIQQFGRPPTFMEMNDMMHRYADSGEWTGARAQEVSRLTQIWVEEYNASQLRLPPHRRDNEDVRRNKMSLAFVKNAGGATRGRKFAAGCTSSLYASDPTGLRDVTYTSSSSSSTGRSRPTQREETDDEYEARMRATYREEFRDEFEASFDDRVDVRVQHILQEFFAQQRAPAPAGGGLDHHLRLRHDKIKMPVNKNIDRI